The nucleotide window TACTAACTGaaagaattatttaaaattttcttcttttttttcccagACGCATCCGAATGGAATACACACGAATCAACTGTTGATTTACTCCTACGTTCCAAATCAATTATAGACGCACGTCAACTGCTAACCAAAGCGAACATTTCCTACTCCATTCTAATTGAAGATTTACAAAAAGatatcgaaaacgaaaatccaCCGAAAGAACAGATCGAAATGTTACAAAACCGAAAAggtaaattgttattttttcgattttttttacatatttattGGTGGATCCCCAAATGCATTAACGTGCCCAATAACCCTCTCTAGAGTAGTGAAATCATTTCACTTCAACACGCAATTGGTAATTTGTTGGTAGTAAAAGTTTCAGTGgaaagaacaaattttttcatttgttatttcttaaattgaaaatatcgtAAGTGTCTTACACACacgtaataataaaattgccGATAAAGTTACACGGTTCCACATAGGGGagttttttttgattttgtgattaaccctattttctccactcgaAAGGGCATGAGAAAATGATGTTTTGTTGCCACTTCGTGCGATGACAGTCTGGGgtagaaaatgtctattttctcccctcttTTTTAACAACTGTCAGTTGTGAAGAAAAATGGTTAATCACACATCACACACATGCAAAACGTTGTGTTAACCtctggaagaaaataggaaattccaactcgatcGATTCGTAGCCCTCCTTCCGCTCTGAGCACAGAACTTCGTCAccgttggaattttctattttcttccctcggtaaacaaaaaactattttttttcaacattttaccTAATGTGTGAAGTTAAGTGATAGGTTTAGTGTTTTTGATTTGCATTAACTAAACTTTAAATGGTAAAAGGGTGATTTTGTTTAATCGATAAATTGTTTTCTGCTTGCTCTAAACCATTATTGGCCGGAAAtcgtaaatttgttttttttttggtgaaggTGAAAATTTGATGGATACGACCAATTTGCGTAATAATAAAATCTTGATAAATATGTTCGGTGTAATCAATCAATAAagtataatttttgtttgcattttctttctaaaCCAAACCAAACGTGTCGCATTTACAGCGAGATATTTTAGATATTGGCCGGAAATGCAAATACCGGAATACGAAAAGTCTGAAATGTCGGGCAGAAATTTACTTCGTTTAAAAGGTGCTTTTTTGGGTTATAATTCCCTAGATCCACCAATGGAATTGTGGCCTGATGCTAAATGGGGTAATGccgaaaaacttttaattttttttgttgttcttaaACTAATTTTCACAATTGAGTTCGATTGCTTTGTAGGTTGTAGGTAAATAGAAAACATAACAGGTTGCGCAAACGACTCACATAAATAAGCCGATGTAAAACCTAATAAAAATGAGCACAGAAAATCCGTTGCTAATCCAACTAAATTCTTAGAAAGTCTTTCATTAGTTTCATAAGGAGTCGTTAGCGCAATTATTATATCGCATGGGTAAATTATCAAAGGAGTAAGGGTCGTAAGtcgcagaaaatattttcataaatcatTTGCATAAAACCGAaagcacacgagcaattttgagTTGTCCGCAATTTTCCAGcgctttccattgtaatccAATTTGTATTAGCGTATGCTACAATAGAGAAAACACAGCCTAATTGTCGATCtcagcaacgcaaaattgTTCGTGTGCTTTCGGCTTAAGACGCTAACAATTTGTCCTCTCGTTGGTTGTGTCGCTTGGAAAAGTGCTTGAAGTAGCCAAGATGGGATACTTATACTCGAATCAGTCTTATTgatttataaatcattttaacCTATTTTTTCATAGTGTCGAGACAACGCCAGCCTAGAAAAATTTATCTGATTCGGTTCTCTGTCAACCCATAAACATTGTCTAGATAAAACGTACTTGAATGTCAAGTCAAGTACTTCAAAGTCTAACAAACACAAACAAATCTGTGTTGAACTAGTCGGGGAATTCTCTCCGGGTGTAAATTGCTTGGTGACAATTTTAAACAATACTCAAAATAAaagattaatttcaatgttaaCCGTTCACTTCAGAGATGACCTGAGacggttttttattttattttctagaCCCGCTTTCATCTCTTGTCCATTTTCGTCTTAAAACTACAATCACAtttaaagaacttttttttgtatgagcggatcagctgaaaaatgTCTCAATTTCAATGGCGTCGACTGTAACTTCCACTTGCATTAATCCCTCAAAACTGTCGACAACGATTGTAAGGACGAAGGGTAGAAACAAAATCCTCTAAAGTTGTTTTGAGCAAAATGTATTTGGGAATTGGAAATGTTGAATGGTACTCCCACAATCCACATCGCTTTCACACACACCCAAACGCCTCCAATAAACGAGACGAAACTAACgattaattttaacaattaGCCTACATTACGCAACGTCAACAACCATGGATCTGCATGATAAACCGTCAAACAATTatcgtaaatttttttcaaaacctTTTGCTCTGTAATTATACAGGACATCGAATGACATGGTCTGCCTACCATCGAATGGCGGATATTGTCGGATATTTAGAGTATTTGGCGAAAACGTATCCCGATTTGTGCAGTGTACAGGAAATTGGCAAATCGTTCGAGGGACGACCGTTAACTGTTCTAAGGTTAGTCGGTTGATTAAACGATTTGGacagaaaaatgatttcaaagaaaaattctccTTTCGCTGAACCAAAGAATCTCCAATGGAAACGAGGATAATCGTGCCATTTGGATTGATGGTGGTATACATGCACGAGAATGGATCAGTCCGGCAGCCGTAACTTACGTCATCAATCAGTTGATTGAAGATTGGGAAAATCAGCCATCGTACATACAAAACATCGATTGGTACATTCTGCCACTGGCCAATCCCGATGGTTACGAATACTCGCATACCAATGACAGACTATGGCGTAAAAATCGCGGTGGAGTTGGAAGGGGACGCTGCGCTGGCGTTGATTTGAATCGCAATTTCGGTTATAAATGGGGACTACAGGGAGCGTCGGACAGACCGTGTTCGGAAATTTTCGCCGGATCGAAGGCGTTTTCGGAACCGGAAACTGttgcacagaaaatgtttatggCCAGATCAGCTGCCAATTTCGAGGCATTTCTAACGTTCCACAGTTACGGACAGTACATTTTGTATCCATGGGGCTATGACACCGTAGTGCCGCCGGATTACATGGATTTGGATAGAGTGGGAAAAGAGGCGGCAAATGTAAGTTGCAGATCGATTTGGGACTGGAAGGAGATTGGAAATGAATCTGATCGGAtctgttaaatttttgcatttttcagaaaatgaagGGAATTTCGGGACTAACGTATTCGGTTGGACCATCGGGAAGCCTACTGTATCCGGGTAACAATTCACAATTAATTCAGTCGGAAATTTCAGTCATTTTTAAAGCAATTACTTAAACAGCCGCTGGTGCATCGGACGACTGGGCTAAATCCATTGGAATCAAATACGCATACACAGTGGAGCTTCGTGATACGGGACGATACGGTTTTATTCTACCAGCTGTTTACATTGAAAAAACCGGAGAAGAGGCTCTGTCATTTGTCAAAGTTATTGCTAGTGCCATACACAATAAATAGAACGAATGAAAAGGATCAGAGTTTTTTACTTATCGTCTACGGTCTCCGGGGTGTCCGGACTGACTCGAAAGGCTAAATAGAGGTCGTTTGTAAAATgcccaaaaattaaaaattttaatccaaaaatccaaaaggtcCTCGAGAATCGCCCAAATTCACAGTACGGCCAGTTCGGCACTGACCTTCTCTACAGATCGCTATACTAACAGAATAGCAAACACGAAAACACCCCATTTCGATGGGCATGCAATAAACAAATTGTTCCGTACCTTTTGCGACTCCACACAGTCCAGATCTCCTCCACTTTTCATCTCTCGTGGCGTTGATTCCTTGGACAAAATCGAACCCAGAACTTTGCTCTTCGTTTCTGTCATCGAAAAGTCCATTCGTCCCACATCCTGTTTCGTCATCAGCATTTCTGCCTCTTTAATTAACATGTCGATGTCTTCTCCATTTCGGTTTGGCTCCACGTCGCCGCTCAACCGATTGATCTCTTCGAACAAACTCTCAATGTCCACTTCACTGTTATCGTCCAGGCATCGCTGCTCGGCCGAAAGAAACTCCAATATTGAACTGTTTGCTGTGTCCTCAACGTCCAGTAATTTCGAGACTGGGGCGTTTACAACAGCAGAAATATTGGACAGAATCGCAGACATATCACCGAACTTAATCCGTGCACATTCGACAACGTTTCACTACGGTTCGCGTAATTTCTCATTCAATTTTCACAGATTTTTTGTGGGTTTTGtgttttaaaacgaaattagATAATTCTCAGTAAACGAAGTAAAACATTTCGTCGTCACAATGCCTTTgctattttctgttgttgaTTTCGAACGAAAATTGTGTGTCCATATGGGCAGTCgttttgacattttatgaGCATTGCGCTGCTCACAGTGTTACCTTGGTGTATGGCGTGTATGGTTTGAGATACCGGAGATACCGGTGCGACACAGTGTGTACATGAAACTTCAACCTAACGAAAATG belongs to Bradysia coprophila strain Holo2 chromosome X unlocalized genomic scaffold, BU_Bcop_v1 contig_35, whole genome shotgun sequence and includes:
- the LOC119069498 gene encoding carboxypeptidase B-like isoform X1; the protein is MKVSELFIFLSCVLSAVICVPSNIADNVDDDDAPIKYDGAQLWRIPLDRENSKQIVSELQENFDASEWNTHESTVDLLLRSKSIIDARQLLTKANISYSILIEDLQKDIENENPPKEQIEMLQNRKARYFRYWPEMQIPEYEKSEMSGRNLLRLKGAFLGYNSLDPPMELWPDAKWGHRMTWSAYHRMADIVGYLEYLAKTYPDLCSVQEIGKSFEGRPLTVLRISNGNEDNRAIWIDGGIHAREWISPAAVTYVINQLIEDWENQPSYIQNIDWYILPLANPDGYEYSHTNDRLWRKNRGGVGRGRCAGVDLNRNFGYKWGLQGASDRPCSEIFAGSKAFSEPETVAQKMFMARSAANFEAFLTFHSYGQYILYPWGYDTVVPPDYMDLDRVGKEAANKMKGISGLTYSVGPSGSLLYPAAGASDDWAKSIGIKYAYTVELRDTGRYGFILPAVYIEKTGEEALSFVKVIASAIHNK
- the LOC119069498 gene encoding carboxypeptidase B-like isoform X2, with protein sequence MKVSELFIFLSCVLSAVICVPSNIADNVDDDDAPIKYDGAQLWRIPLDRENSKQIVSELQENFDASEWNTHESTVDLLLRSKSIIDARQLLTKANISYSILIEDLQKDIENENPPKEQIEMLQNRKGHRMTWSAYHRMADIVGYLEYLAKTYPDLCSVQEIGKSFEGRPLTVLRISNGNEDNRAIWIDGGIHAREWISPAAVTYVINQLIEDWENQPSYIQNIDWYILPLANPDGYEYSHTNDRLWRKNRGGVGRGRCAGVDLNRNFGYKWGLQGASDRPCSEIFAGSKAFSEPETVAQKMFMARSAANFEAFLTFHSYGQYILYPWGYDTVVPPDYMDLDRVGKEAANKMKGISGLTYSVGPSGSLLYPAAGASDDWAKSIGIKYAYTVELRDTGRYGFILPAVYIEKTGEEALSFVKVIASAIHNK